From Mesotoga sp. BH458_6_3_2_1, one genomic window encodes:
- a CDS encoding ATP-binding cassette domain-containing protein: MEQCVLDIKELSSNNSGNINLKEINLEVNSSEVHALVGEYGAGKELVVSILTGAEKKISGRVFFDGIDVTGKMKVGGSTDVLFLLEEPMVAEGLTVAENMYVLRSHSNVIKLINHSKINRAVKELIARFDLGISEKTHVYKLSTEEKKLIELLRLCIYEPRLVVLYEPTANLGSKSQDLLLRILNELKGKGTGILYVTNKWDEALKYSDRISVLSEGVLCGTLSSEEAKDKPEKLLKLILGWKKSDSTKREAEEIETEDIIDAVLRAAEYLTSNYEINDVLKMLENYTCKIMESDSCYVYLVDEKTRTIMDTIKHKETESIEAVLNDEVVMRIMDNKKLFVSNFDDVLFEKLFKSIRNTETIVCDPVSVRSHHTALFQVGYRKYYEPNEKQKKIFHTLSRQVALAIDNTRLMGSSVLLQESHHRIKNNLQTIVSLINIQKRSFEKKTDNEVEDLLDNVVSRVKSIAAVHDLLSNDELGRSIINLKSLVDTIVRFNIVDGTLQVRKDLDDIFIPYDKASGISLTISELINNCVKHAFKDIDSGLISISCKSFDDNVEIIVEDNGAGFPNRSFSAKDEKLGLSLARSIVENQFDGTLEIASEKGAKVKILIPKESLLLTRGS; the protein is encoded by the coding sequence ATGGAACAGTGCGTCCTGGACATCAAAGAACTAAGCAGCAATAATTCGGGCAATATCAATCTCAAGGAGATCAATCTGGAAGTCAACTCTTCCGAAGTTCACGCACTTGTGGGGGAGTATGGCGCCGGAAAGGAACTTGTCGTCAGCATCCTCACTGGAGCTGAGAAGAAGATTTCCGGGAGAGTATTTTTTGATGGAATAGATGTTACGGGCAAAATGAAGGTTGGAGGTTCGACAGATGTTCTGTTCCTCCTTGAAGAACCGATGGTCGCAGAGGGTTTGACCGTGGCGGAGAACATGTACGTGTTGAGGAGTCATAGCAATGTGATCAAACTGATCAACCATTCAAAGATAAATCGTGCTGTGAAAGAGCTCATTGCAAGATTCGACCTCGGCATTTCAGAGAAGACTCACGTGTATAAGCTTTCTACCGAGGAGAAGAAGCTTATAGAGCTTCTGAGACTGTGTATTTACGAGCCACGGCTAGTGGTTCTGTATGAACCCACTGCTAATCTTGGCTCCAAGTCTCAGGACCTTCTTCTTAGAATACTGAATGAACTTAAGGGGAAGGGGACTGGAATACTTTACGTTACAAATAAGTGGGACGAGGCACTGAAGTACTCAGACAGAATCAGCGTTCTGTCGGAGGGAGTGCTTTGCGGAACTCTAAGCTCAGAAGAGGCAAAAGACAAGCCGGAGAAGCTTTTGAAACTTATACTTGGCTGGAAGAAATCAGATTCAACGAAACGCGAGGCCGAGGAAATAGAAACCGAAGATATAATTGATGCAGTTTTGAGGGCGGCCGAGTACCTTACTTCGAACTATGAAATCAACGATGTCTTGAAAATGCTTGAAAATTATACCTGCAAGATAATGGAATCTGATTCGTGTTATGTGTACCTGGTTGACGAAAAGACCAGGACAATCATGGATACAATAAAACATAAGGAAACCGAGTCAATAGAAGCCGTTCTCAACGATGAAGTTGTTATGCGAATAATGGACAACAAGAAGCTATTTGTTTCCAATTTTGACGATGTTCTCTTCGAAAAGCTCTTCAAGAGCATTCGAAATACCGAGACAATCGTTTGCGACCCAGTCTCCGTTAGATCTCACCACACCGCTTTGTTTCAGGTGGGCTATCGTAAATACTATGAACCAAATGAAAAGCAGAAGAAGATATTTCATACGCTCTCGAGGCAAGTCGCTCTTGCAATAGATAATACGAGACTTATGGGAAGCTCGGTGCTGCTTCAGGAAAGTCACCACAGGATAAAGAACAACCTTCAGACTATTGTAAGTCTCATAAATATTCAGAAAAGGAGTTTCGAAAAAAAGACAGACAACGAAGTCGAGGATCTGCTGGACAATGTCGTTTCCAGGGTGAAAAGCATAGCCGCCGTTCATGATCTCCTTTCTAACGACGAACTGGGCAGAAGTATAATAAACCTGAAGAGTCTTGTAGATACTATCGTACGTTTCAACATAGTTGACGGCACTCTCCAGGTAAGGAAAGATCTTGACGACATCTTCATACCGTACGACAAAGCTAGCGGAATCTCACTGACAATAAGCGAACTGATAAACAATTGTGTGAAACACGCTTTTAAAGATATTGATAGCGGGTTGATATCGATTTCCTGCAAGAGCTTTGACGATAATGTGGAAATAATCGTGGAGGACAACGGCGCGGGATTTCCCAACAGATCCTTTTCAGCAAAAGACGAGAAACTGGGGCTTTCGCTTGCGAGATCCATCGTCGAGAATCAGTTCGACGGTACTCTTGAGATCGCCTCGGAAAAAGGAGCAAAAGTAAAGATCTTAATTCCAAAAGAGAGCCTGTTGCTCACGAGAGGCTCATAA
- a CDS encoding ANTAR domain-containing response regulator: MDNSLNILIAEDEYIVLRGLKETLIGLGHKVIGEVMDGETFVKLALETDPDLLIVDVNLPALSGIEAIERIGKVKLVPSIIVTGYSSEETVKRANSAGVFNYLVKPVDEKELKPAIEIAMGRFKEFMLLKKELHEQEEALEARKLIERAKGILMDRNGIRESEAMKLLQKISRDRNLKLVAVAKEIIEADNTLHYGI; this comes from the coding sequence ATGGACAATTCTTTAAACATACTTATTGCAGAAGACGAGTACATAGTCCTGAGAGGTCTTAAGGAAACACTAATTGGCCTCGGTCATAAAGTTATAGGAGAGGTTATGGATGGAGAGACATTTGTGAAACTGGCACTTGAAACGGATCCAGACTTACTGATAGTAGATGTAAACCTACCCGCACTAAGCGGAATCGAAGCGATTGAAAGAATTGGAAAAGTGAAACTCGTACCCTCGATAATCGTTACGGGTTACAGCAGCGAAGAAACCGTTAAGCGCGCGAACTCTGCAGGGGTCTTCAACTATCTCGTAAAACCCGTTGATGAGAAGGAACTCAAGCCCGCAATTGAGATTGCTATGGGTCGATTCAAAGAGTTCATGCTTCTCAAAAAGGAGCTCCATGAGCAGGAAGAAGCTCTAGAGGCTAGAAAACTTATAGAAAGGGCTAAAGGGATTTTAATGGACCGTAACGGAATCAGAGAGTCAGAGGCAATGAAGTTGCTACAGAAGATCAGTAGAGACAGGAATTTGAAGCTCGTTGCAGTTGCAAAGGAAATCATAGAAGCCGACAACACTTTGCATTACGGAATCTAG